In the Pseudorasbora parva isolate DD20220531a chromosome 23, ASM2467924v1, whole genome shotgun sequence genome, one interval contains:
- the dusp11 gene encoding RNA/RNP complex-1-interacting phosphatase, which translates to MHSKKKNGIPDRWTDYSALGKRIPGTRFIAFKVPLKQALSYRLTQSEAFGPFDLVRMLEKEGQELGLIIDLTFTTRYYKVEDLPNTLYHLKIFTAGHEVPNDATILSFKKAVRHFLHDNENNDKLIGVHCTHGLNRTGYLICRYLIDVDGMKPQKAINLFNASRGHSIERENYLDDLTKGPKRSNVGMEEPDQEPSRGRANETRHEAPHHRREQYNHNPPFNGQESHQGHRNSQHLYFNVEEPDQEPSWGHGNETRHDPPHHRSEQHNRDPPFNGRGSHQGHREPQHPFFPFHQRNNVTTFRPPEPQSFHPPPFPHPPQGMGPARPSFPNRSARGFYFSPSASYQPPHREPRHHPYAHPERSTRAPEHHRKPQHIHRKRTER; encoded by the exons ATGCATTCAAAGAAGAAAAATGGCATTCCTGACAG ATGGACAGACTATTCTGCATTGGGCAAACGGATCCCTGGAACACGGTTCATCGCCTTCAAAGTACCTTTAAAACAG GCTTTAAGTTATCGTTTAACACAATCAGAAGCATTTGGGCCATTTGATCTTGTCCGCATGTTGGAGAAGGAAGGACAAGAACTGGGTCTCATCATCGATCTGACCTTCACAACTCGTTACTACAAAGTAGAG GATTTGCCAAACACTCTGTACCACCTGAAGATCTTCACAGCAGGGCATGAAGTGCCAAACGATGCCACGATTCTCAGCTTCAAGAAGGCTGTCAGACATTTTCTGCATGACAATGAAAACAACG ACAAGCTGATTGGTGTTCATTGCACACATGGCTTGAATCGCACCGGCTACCTTATTTGTCG ATACCTAATCGATGTTGATGGAATGAAGCCCCAAAAAGCGATTAATT TGTTCAATGCATCAAGAGGACACTCAATTGAGAGGGAGAATTATCTTGATGACCTGACGAAGGGGCCTAAGAGAAG TAACGTAGGGATGGAGGAGCCAGACCAAGAACCCTCCCGGGGACGTGCAAACGAGACCCGACATGAGGCTCCTCATCATCGAAGGGAACAGTATAACCATAATCCTCCTTTCAATGGACAGGAATCTCATCAAGGGCACAGGAATTCCCAGCATTTATATTT TAATGTGGAGGAACCAGACCAAGAACCCTCCTGGGGACATGGAAACGAGACACGACATGACCCTCCTCATCATCGAAGCGAACAGCATAACCGTGATCCTCCTTTCAATGGACGGGGATCTCACCAAGGGCACAGGGAACCCCAGCATCCATTTTT CCCGTTTCACCAGAGGAATAACGTGACGACGTTCAGACCACCTGAGCCACAGTCCTTCCATCCGCCTCCGTTTCCTCATCCACCCCAGGGCATGGGACCAGCGAGACCCAGTTTTCCCAACCGGAGTGCCAGAGGATTCTACTTCAGTCCTTCAGCCTCATATCAGCCTCCACATCGGGAGCCACGCCACCACCCGTACGCCCATCCAGAGAGATCAACAAGAGCTCCAGAGCATCACCGCAAACCTCAACATATACATAGAAAAAGAACCGAAAGATAG
- the LOC137062742 gene encoding caspase-3-like: MSSCRYPFTYAKDKTVKNRALIVSVENFYSGVDLSRRSGVKTDSRRLHKILAKLGFSVNIKLDIEADEIYEAFKAESEKTVKDCFVGIISTHGEEGVVFGADGRPVKLAEIYSYFGGPSMEDKSKLFLIQACRGRGLDGGVEVETDSSSSEEEDSMSELFSIPIDTAVMYATTPGYAAFNHPLGSVLIQTLCDLLEKEGSSDLEITKLLTRLNYQVAYNFQSRGKEFGGKKQMPCYVTRFTREVFPFSKTAADLSLTFAATQLIDEPRRLRKSSIS; the protein is encoded by the exons ATGTCTTCTTGTAGATATCCCTTCACATACGCAAAGGACAAGACTGTGAAGAACAGGGCGTTAATAGTGTCTGTGGAGAACTTCTATTCAGGTGTAGATCTGAGCAGGAGGAGCGGTGTGAAGACAGACTCTCGAAGGCTTCACAAAATCCTCGCCAAACTCGGCTTCTCTGTGAACATCAAATTAGACATTGAGGCAGACGAGATCTATGAAGCATTTAAAGCAG AGAGCGAGAAGACGGTCAAAGACTGTTTTGTGGGCATCATCTCCACTCATGGGGAGGAGGGTGTTGTGTTTGGTGCTGACGGACGTCCCGTGAAACTGGCCGAGATCTACAGCTACTTTGGAGGCCCGTCAATGGAGGACAAGAGCAAACTCTTCCTGATCCAG GCTTGTCGAGGTCGTGGGTTAGATGGAGGTGTGGAGGTGGAGACAGACTCTTCATCCTCAGAGGAAGAGGACAGCATGTCTGAGCTTTTTTCCATTCCTATTGACACTGCAGTTATGTACGCCACAACACCAG GTTACGCTGCGTTCAATCATCCTCTGGGCTCGGTGTTGATTCAGACTCTCTGTGATTTGCTGGAAAAGGAAGGCAGCTCAGATCTGGAGATCACAAAACTTCTGACTCGACTGAACTACCAGGTGGCCTACAACTTCCAGTCGAGAGGGAAAGAGTTTGGCGGTAAAAAGCAGATGCCGTGCTACGTGACACGCTTTACCAGAGAAGTTTTCCCGTTCAGCAAGACGGCAGCAGATTTGAGCTTGACCTTTGCTGCCACACAACTCATCGATGAACCCAGAAGGTTACGGAAGAGCTCCATCAGCTGA
- the LOC137062744 gene encoding caspase-7-like — MSVCRYPFTENKKMKNRALIVSVGKFNPGVDLSRRIGVKTDSQRLHKILAKLGFSVNIKFDIEADEIYEAFKAESEKTVKDCFVGIISTHGEEGVVFGADGRPVKLAEIYSYFGGPSMEDKSKLFLIQACRGHGLDGGVEVETDSSSSEEEDSMSELFSIPIDTAVMYATTPGYAAFNHPLGSVLIQTLCDLLEKEGSSDLEITKLLTRLNYQVAYNFQPRGKEYSGKKQMPCFVTRFTREVFPFSKTAADLSLTFAATQLVDEPRRLRKSSIS; from the exons ATGTCTGTCTGTAGATATCCTTTCACAGAAAACAAGAAGATGAAGAACAGGGCGTTAATAGTGTCTGTGGGGAAGTTCAATCCAGGTGTAGATCTGAGCAGGAGGATCGGTGTGAAGACAGACTCTCAAAGGCTTCACAAAATCCTCGCCAAACTCGGCTTCTCTGTGAACATCAAATTTGACATTGAGGCAGACGAGATCTATGAAGCATTTAAAGCAG AGAGCGAGAAGACGGTCAAAGACTGTTTTGTGGGCATCATCTCCACTCATGGGGAGGAGGGTGTTGTGTTTGGTGCTGACGGACGTCCCGTGAAACTGGCCGAGATCTACAGCTACTTTGGAGGCCCGTCAATGGAGGACAAGAGCAAACTCTTCCTGATCCAG GCTTGTCGAGGTCATGGGTTAGATGGAGGTGTGGAGGTGGAGACAGACTCTTCATCCTCAGAGGAAGAGGACAGCATGTCTGAGCTTTTTTCCATTCCTATTGACACTGCAGTTATGTACGCCACAACACCAG GTTACGCTGCGTTCAATCATCCTCTGGGATCGGTGTTGATTCAGACTCTCTGTGATTTGCTGGAAAAGGAAGGCAGCTCAGATCTGGAGATCACAAAACTTCTGACTCGACTGAACTACCAGGTGGCCTACAACTTCCAGCCCAGAGGGAAAGAGTACAGCGGTAAAAAGCAGATGCCGTGCTTCGTGACACGCTTTACCAGAGAAGTTTTCCCGTTCAGCAAGACGGCAGCAGATTTGAGCTTGACCTTTGCTGCCACACAACTCGTCGATGAACCCAGAAGGTTACGGAAGAGCTCCATCAGCTGA